One genomic region from Gossypium hirsutum isolate 1008001.06 chromosome D13, Gossypium_hirsutum_v2.1, whole genome shotgun sequence encodes:
- the LOC107894291 gene encoding scopoletin glucosyltransferase, whose protein sequence is MGREIHMFFLPFLAHGHLIPTLDMAKLFASRGVKTTIVTTPVNASFFSNTIERNKESGIHIGVEVIKFPAVEVGLPEGCESADLIPTRLVFELMPKFWKAVLMLQEPFEKLLQECKPDCMVVGVFFPWATDVANKFGIPRLVFHGTSYFSLCATECMRLYEPHKKVQSDSEPFVVPNLPGDIELTKNQLPDSVKQEDENELSKMIKATREAELKSYGVVVNSFYALEGTYADYYRNVLGKKAWHVGPVSLCNRTTIDKLERGKKSTIDEHECLKWLDSKESNSVLYICFGSMASFTSAQLKEIAMALEVSEVQFIWVVRKPKNNEEDEDWLPEGFEKRMEGKGLIIRGWAPQVLILDHEAVGGFVTHCGWNSTLEGVCAGVPMVTWPIFAEQFYNEKLVTQVLKIGVAVGVQKWVRVVGDFVEREAIEKAVKEIMKSDRAEAMRNRAKALAEAAKKAVEKGGSSYSDLDALIEEISLHSH, encoded by the coding sequence ATGGGAAGAGAAATTCATATGTTTTTCCTTCCATTCTTGGCTCATGGTCACCTCATCCCAACTTTGGATATGGCCAAGCTGTTTGCTAGTCGAGGGGTGAAGACAACTATAGTCACCACTCCAGTTAACGCTTCTTTTTTCTCCAACACAATCGAGAGAAACAAGGAATCGGGTATCCATATCGGTGTTGAGGTTATCAAGTTTCCGGCTGTCGAAGTTGGGTTGCCTGAAGGGTGTGAAAGTGCAGATTTGATCCCTACTCGCCTAGTTTTTGAACTGATGCCCAAGTTCTGGAAGGCCGTGCTCATGCTTCAAGAACCGTTCGAAAAGCTGTTACAAGAATGTAAACCAGATTGCATGGTGGTTGGTGTGTTCTTCCCTTGGGCTACTGATGTTGCAAACAAGTTCGGAATTCCCAGGTTGGTGTTTCATGGAACTAGCTACTTTTCATTGTGTGCAACGGAGTGCATGAGACTATACGAGCCACACAAGAAAGTCCAGTCCGATTCCGAACCTTTTGTGGTGCCTAACCTTCCCGGTGATATCGAGTTAACGAAAAACCAGCTGCCAGATTCCGTTAAACAAGAAGATGAAAATGAACTTAGCAAGATGATTAAAGCAACCAGGGAGGCAGAGTTGAAAAGCTACGGCGTAGTTGTCAACAGTTTTTACGCGCTCGAGGGAACCTATGCTGATTACTATAGGAATGTGTTGGGTAAAAAGGCATGGCATGTCGGCCCTGTTTCGCTCTGCAATAGGACAACTATAGATAAACTAGAGAGGGGGAAGAAATCAACCATTGATGAACACGAGTGCTTGAAGTGGCTTGACTCGAAAGAATCCAATTCGGTTCTTTACATATGTTTTGGGAGTATGGCCAGCTTCACCTCTGCTCAGTTAAAGGAGATCGCTATGGCCCTTGAAGTATCAGAGGTGCAGTTCATTTGGGTTGTGAGGAAGCCAAAGAACAATGAAGAAGATGAGGATTGGTTGCCAGAAGGGTTTGAGAAGAGAATGGAAGGGAAGGGACTCATAATAAGAGGATGGGCACCCCAAGTTTTGATTCTTGATCATGAAGCAGTGGGAGGATTTGTGACTCATTGTGGATGGAATTCAACCTTGGAAGGCGTATGTGCTGGTGTGCCTATGGTCACTTGGCCAATATTTGCAGAGCAGTTCTACAATGAAAAGTTGGTGACTCAAGTCTTGAAGATTGGAGTGGCCGTTGGTGTTCAGAAATGGGTGAGAGTGGTGGGAGATTTTGTGGAAAGGGAAGCCATTGAAAAGGCAGTGAAGGAGATCATGAAGAGTGATAGAGCAGAAGCAATGAGAAACAGAGCCAAAGCACTGGCCGAAGCAGCAAAAAAAGCTGTTGAAAAAGGAGGGTCTTCTTACTCTGATTTGGATGCTCTGATTGAAGAAATAAGCTTACATTCTCATTAA
- the LOC107944763 gene encoding uncharacterized protein, whose amino-acid sequence MREGDEWKTAFKTKHGLYEWLVMPFGLTNAPSTFMRLMNHVLRSFIGKFCVVYFDDILIYSNSLEDHLLHLKSVLDVLRKESLFANLKKCTFYTNKVIFLGFVVSSEGLEVDQEKVKAIQEWPRPTSISQVRSFHGLASFYRRFVPNFSTLAAPLTSVIKKSSAFYWNEEQEKSFIALKSCLTNAPLLVLPDFAKMEVVRLHGIPKTIVSDRDAKFLSHFWRSLWGKLGTKLLFSTTCHPQTDGQTEVVNRVLSTLLRAIIRKNLKAWEECLPHVEFAYNRSVHSATKHSPFEVVYGFNPLTPLDLLPLPRDQLVHTDAKRKADYVKQLHQKVRTNIEVRTEQYMRAANKGRNQIVFEPGDWVWVHMRKERFPAQRRSKLLPRGDGPFQVLERINENSYKLDLPGDYNISASFNVADLSPFDAGSDLGTNRLEEGGNDAIGPHKLPNANDVSLELPKGPITRARAKKFKDTISALVDRVWGESVASLLEN is encoded by the exons ATGCGTGAGGGGGACGAGTGGAAAACCGCTTTTAAGACGAAACATGGACTCTACGAGTGGTTGGTTATGCCATTCGGGCTTACCAATGCGCCTAGCACTTTCATGCGGTTGATGAACCATGTTCTTCGTTCTTTTATTGGAAAATTTTGCGTTGTCTATTTTGATGATATACTTATCTATAGCAATTCCTTAGAAGATCATTTGTtgcatttaaaatctgttttggatGTGCTTAGAAAAGAATCCTTGTTTGCTAATCTTAAGAAATGTACTTTTTATACTAACAAGGTTATTTTCTTGGGATTCGTGGTCAGCTCGGAAGGATTGGAGGTTGATCAAGAAAAGGTGAAAGCCATTCAAGAATGGCCTAGACCCACGAGCATTAGCCAAGTGAGGAGCTTCCACGGATTGGCAAGCTTCTATCGACGATTTGTTCCAAATTTTAGCACCTTGGCAGCACCTTTAACTAGTGTGATCAAGAAGTCTTCTGCCTTCTATTGGaatgaggaacaagaaaaatctttCATTGCTCTTAAATCTTGCTTAACTAATGCTCCCTTACTTGtgttacctgattttgctaaaat GGAGGTTGTACGACTTCACGGAATTCCAAAAACCATCGTATCCGATCGAGACGCAAAGTtcctaagtcatttttggaggtCTCTATGGGGAAAGCTAGGAACGAAACTGTTGTTTTCAACAACCTGTCATCCCCAAACGGATGGACAAACGGAGGTTGTGAATCGCGTGCTATCAACCTTATTACGAGCAATTATTCGAAAGAATCTCAAAGCGTGGGAGGAATGTTTACCGCATgtggaattcgcttacaatagATCCGTCCATTCTGCTACTAAACATTCACCATTTGAGGTTGTGTATGGATTCAATCCTCTAACTCCATTAGATTTGCTTCCTTTGCCCCGTGATCAGCTTGTTCATACCGATGCAAAACGAAAAGCCGATTATGTGAAGCAACTTCATCAAAAGGTGAGAACCAACATTGAAGTGCGAACCGAACAATATATGCGAGCTGCAAACAAAGGAAGGAACCAAATAGTGtttgaacccggagattgggtttgggttcacatgaggAAGGAAAGGTTCCCGGCCCAACGAAGGTCAAAGCTGTTGCCAAGAGGAGACGGACCCTTTCAAGTGTTGGAACGAATTAATGAGAACTCTTACAAGCTTGATCTCCCAGGTGATTACAATATTAGCGCAAGCTTTAATGTGGCTGATTTATCTCCCTTTGATGCAGGTagcgatttggggacaaatcgcctcGAAGAAGGAGGGAATGATGCAATCGGGCCCCATAAGTTACCAAATGCGAATGATGTTTCCctcgagctgcctaaaggacctattaCCAGAGCTAGGGCTAAGAAGTTTAAAGACACAATTTCAGCTTTGGTTGATCGGGTTTGGGGTGAATCCGTGGCCAGTCTACTTGAAAACTAA